Proteins encoded by one window of Arachis ipaensis cultivar K30076 chromosome B04, Araip1.1, whole genome shotgun sequence:
- the LOC107638258 gene encoding probable gluconokinase isoform X2 yields the protein MLGKEMKYKYLDADDFHSESNKEKMGKGIPLTDEDRMPWLESLRDATKEHIVNGNGVILGCSALKKQYRETLRSSDPDYKMGSYETSAVSFVLLEAPAEVLSVRLNKRAAEGTHYMPASLLQSQLDLLKIDESEGILTVDATLSPQSIVKTIIISIFQFQDSFHSSQC from the exons ATGCTGGGAAAAGAGATGAAATATAAGTATCTTGATGCTGATGATTTTCATTCTGAATCAAACAAAG AAAAGATGGGCAAGGGAATCCCACTCACTGATGAAGACAGAATGCCATGGCTTGAATCACTAAGAGATGCCACAAAAGAACACATAGTTAACGGAAATGGTGTGATTCTTGGGTGTTCTGCATTGAAGAAGCAATATAGAGAAACATTAAGATCAAGTGACCCTGATTACAAAATGGGAAGTTATGAAACAAGTGCTGTTAGCTTTGTACTGCTGGAAGCTCCTGCTGAGGTGCTAAGTGTTCGTTTAAATAAAAGAGCTGCAGAAGGGACACATTATATGCCGGCATCTCTTTTGCAATCTCAGTTGGATTTGCTTAAGATTGATGAATCTGAGGGAATACTTACGGTTGATGCCACTTTAAGTCCTCAATCCATTGTCAAAACCATTATTATAAGCATTTTCCAATTTCAGGACTCTTTTCATTCATCACAATGTTGA
- the LOC107638259 gene encoding uncharacterized protein LOC107638259: MSLRIKAVVDKFVQELKEALDADIQDRIMKEREMQSYIEEREREVAEREAAWKAELSRREAEIARQEARLKMERDNLEKEKSVLMGTASNQDNQDGALEITVSGEKYRCLRFAKAKK, translated from the exons ATGTCTCTTCGTATAAAGGCTGTGGTAGATAAGTTTGTTCAAGAGTTGAAAGAAGCATTAGATGCTGATATTCAAGATAGGATCATGAAGGAGAGAGAGATGCAAAGTTATATTGAAGAGCGTGAGCGTGAAGTAGCGGAGCGTGAAGCTGCATGGAAGGCTGAACTTTCTCGTCGTGAG GCAGAGATTGCGCGTCAAGAGGCAAGGCTGAAGATGGAAAGAGATAACCTTGAGAAAGAAAAAAGTGTCTTAATGGGAACTGCCTCAAATCAAGATAACCAAGATGGAGCTCTTGAAATTACAGTGAGCGGCGAAAAGTACCGATGCCTTAGATTCGCCAAGGCAAAGAAATGA
- the LOC107638261 gene encoding uncharacterized protein LOC107638261, translated as MGNKMGKQEKDDVIFLKIVPPVDQVYAKWLARDVERIHRFVPKHTRAVKPPDHYVEYMKLNGLLDVDLDDPALAHLFK; from the coding sequence ATGGGAAACAAAATGGGGAAGCAAGAGAAGGATGATGTAATATTTTTGAAGATCGTACCTCCTGTGGACCAGGTATATGCCAAGTGGCTTGCTAGAGATGTTGAGAGAATTCATCGCTTTGTTCCGAAACATACTCGTGCAGTAAAGCCACCAGATCATTATGTGGAGTACATGAAGTTGAATGGATTGTTGGATGTGGATCTGGATGATCCTGCTCTTGCCCATTTGTTCAAGTAG
- the LOC107638258 gene encoding probable gluconokinase isoform X1 produces MAPKKKGEIIVIMGVSGAGKTTVGQMLGKEMKYKYLDADDFHSESNKEKMGKGIPLTDEDRMPWLESLRDATKEHIVNGNGVILGCSALKKQYRETLRSSDPDYKMGSYETSAVSFVLLEAPAEVLSVRLNKRAAEGTHYMPASLLQSQLDLLKIDESEGILTVDATLSPQSIVKTIIISIFQFQDSFHSSQC; encoded by the exons ATGGCTCCAAAGAAAAAAG GTGAAATTATCGTAATCATGGGTGTCAGCGGTGCCGGAAAAAC CACAGTAGGGCAGATGCTGGGAAAAGAGATGAAATATAAGTATCTTGATGCTGATGATTTTCATTCTGAATCAAACAAAG AAAAGATGGGCAAGGGAATCCCACTCACTGATGAAGACAGAATGCCATGGCTTGAATCACTAAGAGATGCCACAAAAGAACACATAGTTAACGGAAATGGTGTGATTCTTGGGTGTTCTGCATTGAAGAAGCAATATAGAGAAACATTAAGATCAAGTGACCCTGATTACAAAATGGGAAGTTATGAAACAAGTGCTGTTAGCTTTGTACTGCTGGAAGCTCCTGCTGAGGTGCTAAGTGTTCGTTTAAATAAAAGAGCTGCAGAAGGGACACATTATATGCCGGCATCTCTTTTGCAATCTCAGTTGGATTTGCTTAAGATTGATGAATCTGAGGGAATACTTACGGTTGATGCCACTTTAAGTCCTCAATCCATTGTCAAAACCATTATTATAAGCATTTTCCAATTTCAGGACTCTTTTCATTCATCACAATGTTGA